Proteins encoded in a region of the Mycolicibacterium duvalii genome:
- a CDS encoding enoyl-CoA hydratase/isomerase family protein, which translates to MADQVLLCADRDGIRTLTLNRPERRNALDARLWVELADVLRDTKRDGGVRALVLTGAGGAFCSGADIGTGEQIHPRYKLDRLTDVALALHELAVPTVAKVAGIAVGAGWNLALGCDLVVATPESRFCQIFAKRGLSVDLGGSWLLPKIVGLQQAKRLVLLADMIGAEEALGLGLVTWVKAADEIDAFVDDLAARLAAGPPFALAQSKALLNDGANATLREALANEARAQPGNFATTDSGEAYAAFAAKGEPEFTGAWALYESNQE; encoded by the coding sequence GTGGCTGACCAGGTGCTGCTCTGCGCGGACCGCGACGGGATCCGCACGCTGACGTTGAACCGGCCCGAACGCCGCAACGCGCTCGACGCCCGCCTGTGGGTCGAGCTGGCCGATGTCCTGCGGGATACCAAGCGCGACGGTGGTGTCCGCGCGCTGGTGCTCACCGGCGCCGGCGGTGCGTTCTGCTCCGGCGCGGACATCGGAACCGGCGAGCAGATCCATCCGCGTTACAAGCTCGACCGGCTCACCGATGTGGCGCTGGCGCTGCACGAGCTCGCGGTTCCGACCGTCGCCAAGGTCGCCGGGATCGCGGTCGGCGCCGGCTGGAACCTCGCGCTGGGCTGTGACCTGGTGGTCGCCACGCCGGAATCCCGCTTCTGTCAGATCTTCGCCAAGCGCGGGCTTTCGGTGGACCTGGGGGGATCGTGGCTGCTCCCCAAGATCGTGGGTTTACAACAGGCCAAGCGGCTGGTGTTGCTCGCCGACATGATCGGCGCCGAGGAAGCCCTCGGGCTGGGACTGGTCACCTGGGTCAAGGCCGCCGACGAGATCGACGCGTTCGTCGATGACCTCGCCGCGCGGCTGGCGGCCGGACCGCCGTTCGCGCTGGCGCAGAGCAAGGCACTACTCAACGACGGCGCCAACGCGACGCTACGGGAGGCGCTGGCCAACGAGGCCCGCGCGCAACCCGGTAACTTCGCCACCACGGACTCGGGCGAGGCGTATGCCGCGTTCGCCGCGAAGGGCGAGCCCGAATTCACCGGGGCGTGGGCCCTCTACGAGAGTAATCAGGAGTGA
- a CDS encoding thiolase family protein — translation MRETVIVGAVRTPVGKRNGGLSEQHAADLSALVLNELVERTGVDTDVIDDVIWGCVSQVGDQSSNIGRYAVLAAGWPEHIPGTTVNRACGSSQQALDFAVQAVMSGQQDLVVAGGVEVMSRVPLGAARATGMPYGPKVLARYDDFSFNQGISAEMISQQWGFSRTRLDEYSAQSHERAAAAQDAGAFKEQIVPVFTDGGIVTDDEGIRRGTTAEKLAGLKPAFTDDGVIHAGNSSQISDGAAALLVTTAENAVNLGMTPLVRYRAGAVTGADPKLMLTGPIPATEKVLHKAGVTLDEIGVFEVNEAFAPVPLAWLADTGADEAKLNPLGGAIALGHPLGASGAVLMTRMIHHMRDNAIRYGLQTMCEGGGTANATIVELVA, via the coding sequence ATGCGGGAGACCGTCATCGTCGGGGCCGTGCGCACGCCGGTGGGCAAGCGCAACGGAGGATTGTCCGAACAGCACGCCGCCGACCTGTCGGCGCTGGTGCTCAACGAGCTCGTCGAGCGCACCGGCGTGGACACCGATGTCATCGACGACGTGATCTGGGGCTGTGTGTCTCAGGTGGGGGATCAGTCGAGCAACATCGGGCGGTATGCGGTGCTGGCCGCCGGGTGGCCCGAACACATCCCGGGCACCACCGTCAATCGGGCCTGCGGCTCGAGCCAGCAAGCACTCGACTTCGCTGTGCAGGCGGTGATGTCGGGTCAGCAGGACCTGGTGGTGGCCGGCGGCGTCGAGGTGATGAGTCGGGTCCCGCTGGGTGCCGCGCGCGCGACCGGCATGCCCTACGGGCCGAAAGTGCTTGCCCGATATGACGATTTCTCCTTCAATCAAGGCATTTCGGCCGAGATGATCTCGCAACAGTGGGGGTTCTCCCGCACCCGGCTCGACGAGTACTCTGCGCAGTCCCACGAACGTGCCGCCGCGGCGCAGGATGCCGGTGCTTTCAAAGAACAGATCGTGCCGGTCTTCACCGACGGCGGAATCGTCACCGACGATGAGGGCATCCGCCGCGGCACCACCGCCGAGAAGCTCGCCGGTCTGAAGCCGGCGTTCACCGACGACGGGGTGATCCACGCCGGCAACTCCTCCCAGATCTCCGACGGTGCAGCGGCGCTACTGGTCACCACGGCCGAGAACGCCGTCAACCTCGGTATGACCCCGCTGGTGCGCTACCGCGCCGGCGCCGTCACGGGTGCCGACCCCAAACTGATGCTCACCGGCCCGATCCCGGCGACGGAGAAGGTTCTGCACAAGGCCGGCGTGACGCTCGACGAGATCGGAGTGTTCGAGGTCAACGAGGCTTTCGCACCGGTTCCGCTGGCCTGGCTGGCCGACACCGGGGCCGACGAGGCCAAACTCAACCCGCTGGGCGGGGCGATCGCGCTCGGCCACCCGCTCGGCGCCTCGGGTGCGGTGCTCATGACCCGGATGATCCACCACATGCGCGACAATGCAATTCGATACGGCCTGCAGACCATGTGCGAGGGCGGGGGCACCGCCAACGCCACCATCGTCGAACTCGTCGCTTAG